The window CTCATACACGGCGCTGACCGGTGGCAGCCGGGTGCCCTACGACGCTGCGGATTCGTTCAGCGACCAACTGGCGAACTGGCAGCCCGCGCTGTGGTCGCCGGATAACGAAATCAATATCTACCGGGATCGTATCGTTTCCCGGGTGCGGGATCTGGCGCGTAACGATGGTTGGGCCAGCGGCTCGATTACCCGGGTGCTGGATAATGCCGTTGGGGCGAACTACCGGCCCATCATGAAACCGGATTACCGGATGCTGGCGCTGATGACCGGCAACAAGGCGTTCGATGCCACCTGGGCCGATGAATACGGAAAAGTCCTCGAAGCGCACTGGCGCACCTGGGCGAATGACCCCGGGCGTTATTGCGATGTTGAGCGTAAGCAGACCGTTTCCCAGATGCTGCGTCTGGGGTTTCGTCATAAGTTGCTGGATGGTGATGCGCTGGCGGTCCTGCAGTATCGCCTGGACCGGCTTGGCCCCGGTCGCGGGCGGTATGCCACGACGGTTCAGATTGTGGATCCTGACCGCCTGAGCAACCCGCAGCAGAATTTCGATATGCCGCATATTCGCGGCGGCGTCGAACTGGATGATGACGGGGCGCCGGTGGCCTACCACATCAGGCAGGCCCATATCGGCGACTGGTGGAGTGGAGAGAAAACGCTGACATGGGAGCGCATCCCGCGGGAAACTTACTGGGGGCGTCCCCATGTGGTCCATGACTATGACCATGAGCGGGGCGCCCAGCACCGCGGCAACGGCATTCTGACCCCGGTGGTCCAGCGCCTGAAGATGCTGATTAAGTACGACCAGTCAGAACTGGAAGCCGCAATTCTTAACTCCATTTTCGGCGCCTATATCGAGTCTCCCTACGATCCGGAGATGGTCCAGGCGGCGATGGGTGAATCCTACGATGATACCAGTCTGGGCGCTTACCAGGACGGACGCATTGGCTTTCACAGCGATCGTCGTCTGACGCTGCAGAACGGCGCCCGGATGCCCATTCTGTATCCCGGGGAAAAAATCGCGACGGTTAACGCTGCACGCCCGCACAGTAATTTCGAGGTTTTCGAGGCCGCTGCGCTGCGCAATATCGCCGCAGCAACGGGGTTGTCCACCCAGCAGGTTACCCAGGACTGGTCAGACGTTAACTACAGTTCGGCCCGCTCCGCCATGCTGGAAGCCTGGAAAACCCTGACCCGGCGCCGCGACGATTTCGCTGTTGGATTTGCGCAACCTATTCTGAGCGCATTTGTTGAAGAGGTGCACGATACCGAAGATTTACCGCTGCCTGCTGGCGCGCCTGACTTTATTGAGGCCCGCGCCGCGTATACCCGCGCCCGCTGGATGGGGCCGGGCCGTGGCTGGGTGGATCCGGTTGCCGAGAAGAAAGGGGCCATTCTGGGGCTCGATGCCGGCATGTCCACCCTGGAAATGGAGGTTGCCGAAAACGTGGGCGAAGACTGGGAAGAGATCATGGACCAGCGCAAGCGGGAGATCGACGCCTGTCGGGAACGCGGCATTCCGCTGCCGAGCTGGGCGCAGGCAGATACGTTTGCCAGTGAGACGATTACCGATCCGGAGGAAAAATAGTGAATTTACCCCATCTGGCACAGCGGCTTTTTAATACGCCGCTGGCGATTCACCCGCATAAAGCTGAGGTCATTATGGCGGCCGTCATGGATCGATTTGGCATCAGCAGGGTGGAGGCATCCATGGCGATGTCTGATGAGTCGTATGGCTATGACGATAACCGACGGCGCTCAACGCAGCGGGATCCGGGCTATGACAATGTGGCCGGGATTGCGGTTATTCCCATTCAGGGGACGCTGGTCCAGAAGCTGGGCTGCCTGCGTCCATACAGTGGAATGACCGGTTATGACGGAATACGGCAGACCTTTCTGACCGCGATGGCAGACCCTGAGATTACCGGGATTTGTCTTGACATCGACTCCCCGGGTGGGGAGGTAGCCGGTTGTTTTGACCTGGTGGATGAAATCTATAGCGCCCGCGGCGATAAGCCGATTCACGCCATTTTGTCAGAGAGCGCCTATTCAGCGGCCTATGCTATCGCCAGCGCCGCCGATCGCATCTGCGTACCGCGCACCGGTGGCGTCGGCTCTGTGGGCGTGGTGACCATGCATCTGGACTGGAGCCAGCGCATCATGGATGACGGCCTGAAGGTCACAATCATTACCTTTGGCAGCCGTAAGGCGGAGGGGTCGCCCTATAAAGAATTGTCCGATGAGGCGTTTACGGCCATTCAGCAGGACATTAACGCAATGGGGGAACTGTTTGTTAACACCGTTGCACGTAACCGTGGTATCAGCGCAAAAGTCATTAAAAACACCCAGGCGGCGTGTTTTATGGCCGGTGATGGCGTTGAACTGGGTCTGGCTGATGAGGTGATTACCCCGGATGCCGCTTTTAGAAAACTACTTTCACTGACAGGAGCCTGATATGGCAAAAGCATCATTCAGTTTCGCCCATCTGTTGGGTTTAGGCGCCTCTGCATCTGAGGATGAAGAGGATAAAAAAGCGAAGAAGGCCCGCAGCCGCCGCGCTGAAGAAGACGAGCGCGAGGACGATGCGGAAGACGATGATCGTGATGGTGACGCCGAAGATGACGACCGTGAGGACGACGCCGAAGACGATGAGACCGATCCGGATGCGGAAGGTGATGATGAGCAGGAGCCGGATGCGGAAGAGGATGACGGCGATGATGAAAAGGAAGGAAAAGCGACACGTAAGGCCCGAACGGCTGAACGCCGCCGCTGCGCCCGTATCTTTGGCAGCCACCATGCTGCTGCTAATCCGGCGCTGGCTGCATCGCTGGCATTCAATACCGGGATGAGTTCGGCCGCCGCTATCAGCGTCATGAAATCGTCCGCAGCAGCACAGCGTGGTGCCGGGGCTGCTGGCGGGCGTCGCTCTCTGGATGAGCGCATGATGTCCGGGCAGCAGGTCCGTCTGGGCGCGGATGGGGGGAAGGCGTCAAATGGTAAATCGGAGCTCGTCAGCAAAATGACGCAGCTCTATAACAATGCGCGAGGTGAAAAATAATGGATCAGTTTGGGCCAAACCCGTTTTCTCCGGGAATGCAGAGTTCTCTGTTTGTCCCCGATCAGCTGATTGCCGGTACTCTGCAGCTGGTCACCGATACGGTGATGATTGATGCCGGTAACGTGCTAACACGCGGTACCGTACTGGGTATGATCACCGACTCCGGTAACTATACCGCCTGCGTTAAAACGGCTGCTGACGGTAGCCAGACGCCGCTGGCCATTCTGGTGGATGATGTTGATGCCACCGACGCAGAGCAGCAGGCCGGTGTTTATCTGATGGGTGAATTTAACCAGAATCGTGTCACTATCGATAAAAGCTGGACCATGGCGGAGATGAAAACCGCGCTACGCCCGGTAGCCATCTTTCTGCGCGACAGTGTACAAACGCCGCTTTCCTCTTCCTGATCCCCGAAGCACTGAACGTATGCCTTAACCGGCAGGGGTGCTTCTGTTCTGAATTTGGCCGGCCAGTGAGCCGGCATAGCAAAGAGACCTGATATGAAGAATATTTTTGATACCAGTGT is drawn from Citrobacter rodentium NBRC 105723 = DSM 16636 and contains these coding sequences:
- a CDS encoding phage portal protein, yielding MNKVQILGVDGRPLAPSRPSYTALTGGSRVPYDAADSFSDQLANWQPALWSPDNEINIYRDRIVSRVRDLARNDGWASGSITRVLDNAVGANYRPIMKPDYRMLALMTGNKAFDATWADEYGKVLEAHWRTWANDPGRYCDVERKQTVSQMLRLGFRHKLLDGDALAVLQYRLDRLGPGRGRYATTVQIVDPDRLSNPQQNFDMPHIRGGVELDDDGAPVAYHIRQAHIGDWWSGEKTLTWERIPRETYWGRPHVVHDYDHERGAQHRGNGILTPVVQRLKMLIKYDQSELEAAILNSIFGAYIESPYDPEMVQAAMGESYDDTSLGAYQDGRIGFHSDRRLTLQNGARMPILYPGEKIATVNAARPHSNFEVFEAAALRNIAAATGLSTQQVTQDWSDVNYSSARSAMLEAWKTLTRRRDDFAVGFAQPILSAFVEEVHDTEDLPLPAGAPDFIEARAAYTRARWMGPGRGWVDPVAEKKGAILGLDAGMSTLEMEVAENVGEDWEEIMDQRKREIDACRERGIPLPSWAQADTFASETITDPEEK
- a CDS encoding S49 family peptidase encodes the protein MNLPHLAQRLFNTPLAIHPHKAEVIMAAVMDRFGISRVEASMAMSDESYGYDDNRRRSTQRDPGYDNVAGIAVIPIQGTLVQKLGCLRPYSGMTGYDGIRQTFLTAMADPEITGICLDIDSPGGEVAGCFDLVDEIYSARGDKPIHAILSESAYSAAYAIASAADRICVPRTGGVGSVGVVTMHLDWSQRIMDDGLKVTIITFGSRKAEGSPYKELSDEAFTAIQQDINAMGELFVNTVARNRGISAKVIKNTQAACFMAGDGVELGLADEVITPDAAFRKLLSLTGA
- a CDS encoding head decoration protein — protein: MDQFGPNPFSPGMQSSLFVPDQLIAGTLQLVTDTVMIDAGNVLTRGTVLGMITDSGNYTACVKTAADGSQTPLAILVDDVDATDAEQQAGVYLMGEFNQNRVTIDKSWTMAEMKTALRPVAIFLRDSVQTPLSSS